In Magnolia sinica isolate HGM2019 chromosome 12, MsV1, whole genome shotgun sequence, a single genomic region encodes these proteins:
- the LOC131220305 gene encoding putative disease resistance protein At4g19050, translating into MATQGGSDVTTFERQLENFPADVKRAGERLLDCFENPSIGVIGVSGFYGIGGWSIVEYAARKAKESHLFHLQIPVKVLRRDLIHRDMIMEIASQLGLKDASITDDEGKIDMIKFSEVSHKIYKSLRGRRFLLMIGYVVESTEMKFLGVPFGSSTTYDSKIVFIGFSERSAIISNVTIKLEELSADVLREEAIDVAHSRSVEGCFSPDTVLDCFFYLLLFGKEGCCVEWLTRYWIAEGFIGRGSTEEYENLVLEQKNVEALLKELEVHFMVERSDEGRDKWRLPHQVRMASQSLKSASTHGRFWTKASIPRENREWEEIHRMNVWLLKKDTFLPYTPPKCSKLSTLKFGLFSPLLHNLKIVIPDPFFEQMQELRVLMLYGLVNKYLPPSISCLHNLRLLRIQSCNYVQSLPASLQSLHKLEFLELSESSAFMSISEECFQHMTNLRFLCLDKMNIRSLPSSLSKLFKLHQLMLIKCGSLTEIPDESFECMQWLRVLDLSGDSNLKSLPSSLSKLSNLRQLVLANCSSLKMKLLPLLQNLSALEELSLCNCNSLEDIEDVSSSIGNIMPKLRMLDLSGIGALRQLYLHGCQSLESLTLDGLTSLQLLSLSGTRLEKFPENIHRMDGLRWLEMLRMDHIREINWDVLGIELEELNIDQCRALDSSTDDEQPRNRGGARIRVSNSKLLRSLMPSSKLWGAKCFSQFHIYVSPCKFHQRGTGKGINLRQGRQFIYKDIDSKIQKRNVRLFKIHFDRHLEIRGNSSPNGIDGVLAHTELFTLCDNSLFRRLLDFGDVDKMAELKECQVERCDRLETFFEGENASSDSLSLLENIWMSNLGRLRSVCEGTYGSRSFANLKHIRLDYCPKLIVVFSSSVCLQSLEMLEIKFCSRLEAVFEEDAIPHGSLQRLHTVYLWELPKLESISQSIYLSAMKKLRVRGCWKLKKLPLCVGDNDSASNSISGGGGIEVGGELKWWDNLKWENGCIKNQINFKESRRPYPLSIIPLSSKL; encoded by the coding sequence ATGGCTACTCAAGGAGGAAGTGATGTAACAACATTCGAGAGACAGCTGGAGAACTTTCCAGCTGATGTTAAACGTGCAGGTGAAAGGCTCTTGGATTGCTTTGAAAATCCAAGCATCGGAGTCATTGGTGTCTCAGGGTTTTATGGCATAGGTGGATGGAGTATCGTCGAATATGCAGCTCGAAAAGCAAAAGAATCCCATCTCTTCCATTTACAGATACCTGTAAAGGTATTGCGAAGGGATTTAATTCATCGTGATATGATAATGGAAATCGCGTCCCAGTTAGGGTTGAAAGACGCCAGTATTACTGACGACGAAGGGAAAATAGATATGATCAAGTTCTCAGAAGTTTCACATAAAATCTATAAATCACTAAGAGGGCGAAGGTTCTTGCTGATGATAGGATATGTGGTCGAGTCCACCGAGATGAAGTTCTTGGGAGTTCCCTTCGGTAGCTCAACGACGTATGATTCCAAGATCGTTTTCATAGGCTTTTCGGAACGCAGTGCCATAATCAGTAATGTGACCATTAAGCTGGAGGAATTGTCGGCAGATGTGTTACGCGAAGAGGCCATCGATGTAGCCCATTCTCGCAGTGTTGAGGGATGTTTTTCTCCCGACACGGTCCTCGACTGCTTCTTCTACCTCTTGTTATTCGGCAAAGAGGGCTGCTGTGTAGAATGGCTGACAAGGTATTGGATTGCCGAGGGATTCATTGGTAGAGGTAGTACGGAAGAATATGAGAATTTGGTGCTTGAGCAGAAGAATGTCGAGGCTCTATTGAAAGAACTTGAGGTCCATTTCATGGTAGAAAGGAGTGACGAAGGCAGAGATAAGTGGCGACTTCCCCATCAGGTTCGCATGGCATCTCAATCTCTAAAAAGCGCATCAACTCATGGAAGATTCTGGACTAAAGCATCAATACCGAGAGAGAACAGAGAGTGGGAAGAAATTCATAGGATGAATGTATGGTTATTGAAAAAAGACACATTCCTTCCTTACACTCCTCCTAAATGCTCCAAACTCTCTACTTTGAAGTTTGGATTGTTTTCTCCACTTCTTCATAATCTCAAAATCGTCATTCCAGACCCCTTCTTTGAGCAAATGCAGGAACTTCGAGTCCTTATGCTTTATGGCCTAGTTAACAAATATCTGCCCCCGTCCATCTCCTGCTTACACAATCTCAGACTTCTACGAATACAATCGTGCAATTATGTACAATCTCTTCCTGCTTCCTTACAATCTCTGCACAAACTCGAGTTCCTTGAACTTTCAGAATCTTCTGCTTTCATGTCAATATCAGAGGAGTGCTTTCAACACATGACCAACCTTCGATTTCTCTGCCTCGATAAAATGAACATCAGATCACTGCCTTCCTCACTCTCCAAGCTGTTCAAGCTCCACCAACTCATGTTAATAAAATGCGGCTCTTTGACGGAAATCCCAGATGAAAGCTTCGAGTGTATGCAGTGGCTACGAGTTCTCGACTTGAGTGGTGATTCTAATCTGAAATCTCTACCATCCTCGCTCTCCAAGTTGAGCAATCTTAGGCAGCTTGTACTCGCAAATTGCTCTTCCTTAAAGATGAAGTTGCTGCCACTTCTGCAAAACCTCTCTGCTCTGGAGGAGCTTAGTCTCTGTAACTGTAATTCCCTGGAAGATATTGAGGATGTCTCTTCTTCAATTGGAAATATCATGCCAAAGCTTCGTATGCTTGATCTTTCTGGAATTGGGGCCCTTCGGCAGCTGTACTTGCATGGTTGCCAAAGCTTAGAGTCTCTAACCTTAGATGGGCTGACAAGCCTTCAACTACTTAGTCTTTCAGGTACCAGACTCGAAAAGTTTCCTGAAAATATTCACCGGATGGATGGTCTAAGATGGCTGGAGATGCTACGCATGGATCACATTCGTGAAATCAACTGGGATGTGTTGGGTATTGAGCTTGAAGAACTCAACATTGATCAATGTCGCGCCCTTGATTCATCAACTGATGATGAACAGCCGAGAAATAGAGGTGGGGCTCGCATAAGGGTTAGTAATTCAAAGCTTTTACGATCCCTTATGCCATCTTCAAAATTGTGGGGAGCAAAATGCTTCTCCCAATTCCATATCTACGTCTCTCCTTGCAAATTCCACCAACGAGGAACTGGTAAGGGCATCAATCTCCGCCAGGGAAGGCAATTCATATATAAAGACATTGATTCCAAGATCCAAAAACGTAATGTAcgtttatttaaaatccatttCGACAGGCATTTGGAAATCAGAGGTAATAGTTCCCCAAACGGTATTGATGGGGTTCTGGCTCACACGGAATTATTCACTCTGTGTGACAACTCCCTTTTCAGAAGATTATTGGATTTTGGTGACGTCGATAAAATGGCAGAATTGAAAGAATGCCAAGTGGAGAGGTGCGACCGGTTGGAGACATTCTTCGAGGGAGAGAATGCAAGCTCTGATAGTTTAAGTCTACTAGAAAATATCTGGATGTCCAATCTTGGAAGACTTAGGAGCGTTTGTGAGGGTACTTATGGGAGCCGAAGCTTTGCAAACCTAAAGCACATACGTTTGGATTACTGCCCTAAACTCATCGTCGTCTTCTCCTCAAGTGTATGCTTACAAAGCTTGGAAATGCTCGAGATCAAGTTCTGCAGTAGACTGGAGGCTGTGTTTGAAGAGGATGCTATACCTCATGGCTCGCTCCAACGACTGCACACGGTATATCTGTGGGAGCTGCCGAAGCTGGAGAGTATTTCCCAGAGCATTTACTTGTCGGCGATGAAGAAGCTGAGAGTGAGGGGATGTTGGAAGCTGAAGAAGCTTCCTCTTTGTGTCGGTGACAATGATTCTGCTTCTAATTCCATTAGTGGGGGTGGCGGTATAGAGGTGGGAGGTGAGTTGAAATGGTGGGATAATCTCAAATGGGAAAATGGGTGCATCAAGAACCAGATCAACTTCAAAGAATCGCGCCGCCCTTACCCTCTGTCGATAATTCCTCTCTCTTCGAAGCTGTGA